A stretch of Thermomicrobium roseum DSM 5159 DNA encodes these proteins:
- a CDS encoding ABC transporter substrate-binding protein, translating to MERLDRRAFLRRVLGVAGVSALMAACAGGGGATPTPTQAPAATPTAAPAPTPTSAATPTAAAAATPTAAATVSREPIRIGILLTLSGPASPNGEANQRGLRLAFEEAGQAIAGRPFELTIEDSAGQPDQALAKARQLIEQRRVHLLLGITLSNEAAALRDYLHQNQIPTIVTNAALQALTRDPKMRSPYIFRISYANGQYDAPVADYAYNKLGYKRMMGFAADYAAGKEELAAFKARFTKAGGTWVDEIYSPMGTQDFGPYLQRIQQQAGNIDAVFQFHGLSSDAIRLVVQYEEFGLKDQIPLIASGATTDDSILPEMGDAAVGLVSGTVYTASIDRPENKKFVETFRQKYNRVPGQVDYLGYLGGLVARAAIEEVKGNVEDKQALIQAIKGVRIQGPAGEFHIHPESQGPIHNIYICRVAKRGDGTFYNEILETIPNVDDLSF from the coding sequence ATGGAACGGTTGGATCGACGCGCATTCTTGCGACGCGTACTCGGTGTAGCTGGCGTCTCGGCGCTCATGGCCGCTTGCGCTGGCGGTGGCGGCGCGACCCCCACGCCGACCCAGGCTCCGGCCGCTACCCCGACCGCCGCACCAGCGCCCACACCCACTTCAGCCGCCACGCCGACGGCAGCAGCGGCAGCGACACCGACGGCAGCCGCCACGGTCAGTCGCGAGCCGATTCGGATCGGTATCTTACTCACGCTCTCCGGCCCAGCCAGCCCGAACGGCGAGGCTAACCAGCGTGGCTTGCGCCTCGCCTTCGAGGAAGCCGGCCAAGCGATCGCCGGACGCCCCTTCGAGCTCACCATCGAGGACTCGGCTGGACAGCCAGATCAAGCCTTGGCCAAGGCGCGCCAACTCATCGAACAGCGCCGGGTTCACCTCTTGCTCGGCATCACGCTCAGCAACGAGGCCGCAGCCCTGCGCGACTATCTCCACCAGAACCAGATCCCGACCATCGTCACTAACGCCGCACTCCAGGCACTGACGCGCGATCCCAAGATGCGAAGCCCGTACATCTTCCGCATTTCCTACGCCAATGGGCAATACGACGCTCCGGTTGCCGACTACGCCTACAACAAGCTGGGCTACAAGCGGATGATGGGCTTCGCCGCCGATTACGCCGCAGGCAAGGAAGAACTTGCCGCCTTCAAGGCTCGTTTCACCAAGGCCGGCGGCACGTGGGTCGACGAGATCTACTCACCGATGGGAACGCAGGACTTCGGTCCCTATCTCCAGCGCATCCAGCAACAGGCCGGCAACATCGATGCCGTGTTCCAGTTCCACGGCCTCAGCAGCGATGCTATCCGCCTCGTCGTGCAATACGAGGAGTTCGGTCTCAAGGACCAGATTCCCCTGATCGCTTCCGGTGCCACGACCGATGATTCGATTCTTCCCGAGATGGGCGATGCGGCCGTCGGCCTGGTGAGCGGTACAGTCTACACCGCATCGATCGATCGCCCTGAGAACAAGAAGTTCGTCGAGACGTTCCGCCAGAAGTACAACCGCGTACCAGGACAAGTCGATTATCTGGGCTACTTGGGCGGACTCGTCGCGCGAGCGGCGATCGAAGAAGTGAAGGGTAACGTGGAAGACAAGCAGGCCCTGATCCAGGCTATCAAGGGTGTCCGCATTCAAGGGCCAGCCGGCGAGTTCCACATCCATCCGGAGTCGCAGGGTCCTATCCACAATATCTACATTTGCCGCGTCGCCAAGCGCGGAGACGGCACATTCTACAACGAGATCCTCGAGACGATCCCGAACGTCGATGACCTCTCGTTCTGA
- a CDS encoding long-chain-fatty-acid--CoA ligase: MGATSQLPQSLPVTPEARPWLRHYEPGVPWTIEIPETTLPEYLALNAGRYPRREAIRFFGKAIHYRELDEAVNRFANALIRLGVEPGDRVGLVLPNCPQIVIGYYGALRAGAVVVPCNPLYAEPELAHQLADAGVKVVLCLSLMFPKVQAVRDRVPTLEHVVVTNIKEYLPPLARVGFTLFRERKEGHEVTLPEDGRTHWLQPLLQQAPATMPSVRRDPDDLAVLQYTAGTTGVPKGAMLTHRNLVAVTLQTHAWARNIEEPDGSDVVLGVIPIFHIYGQTVVMNFPIVSGGCMILIPRFDLKAILEAIDHEHPTFFPGVPTMYAVLANAPKVEQYNLRSLKACISGAAPLPVPVQEQFERLTGARLVEGYGLSEAPVTHCNPILGERRAGTIGLPIPSTEAIVVDLETGTTMLPPGEVGELAVRGPQVMQGYWKRADETERVFRGSWFLTGDIARMTEDGYFQIVDRRKDMIIVGGLKVFPSEVEKVLLEHPAVQEAVVVGIPDPYRGEMVKAYVVLREGASVEPRELLAFCRERLAPHRVPREIEIRTELPKNLIGKVLRRKLIEEELAKRQASAPDTAPEV; encoded by the coding sequence GTGGGTGCGACGAGCCAGCTACCGCAATCGCTGCCAGTGACCCCCGAGGCCCGTCCATGGCTGCGGCATTATGAGCCGGGTGTGCCGTGGACGATCGAGATACCGGAGACGACGCTGCCGGAGTATCTCGCGCTCAATGCCGGACGGTATCCGCGGCGCGAGGCGATCCGCTTCTTCGGGAAGGCGATCCACTATCGGGAACTGGACGAGGCGGTGAACCGCTTCGCCAATGCGTTGATCCGGCTCGGTGTTGAACCGGGCGATCGCGTGGGACTGGTGCTGCCCAACTGCCCGCAGATCGTCATCGGGTATTACGGTGCGCTGCGAGCTGGGGCCGTCGTCGTACCGTGCAACCCGCTGTACGCCGAGCCAGAACTGGCGCATCAGCTGGCAGACGCGGGGGTCAAGGTCGTGCTTTGCCTCTCGCTCATGTTCCCGAAGGTACAGGCCGTACGCGATCGGGTCCCCACGCTCGAGCATGTTGTGGTGACGAACATCAAAGAATATCTGCCGCCGCTGGCGCGGGTCGGCTTTACCTTGTTCCGCGAGCGCAAGGAAGGACACGAGGTGACGCTCCCGGAAGACGGGCGGACGCACTGGCTGCAGCCGCTGCTCCAGCAGGCGCCAGCGACCATGCCGAGTGTGCGGCGCGATCCGGACGATCTGGCCGTTCTCCAGTACACAGCCGGAACGACGGGCGTCCCGAAGGGGGCGATGCTGACGCACCGGAACCTCGTCGCGGTGACGCTGCAGACGCATGCCTGGGCGCGCAACATCGAAGAACCGGACGGCAGCGATGTCGTCCTCGGGGTCATTCCGATCTTCCATATTTACGGTCAAACAGTGGTGATGAACTTTCCGATCGTGAGCGGTGGGTGCATGATCTTGATCCCGCGCTTCGATCTCAAGGCGATCCTGGAAGCGATCGATCATGAGCATCCCACCTTTTTCCCCGGAGTGCCGACGATGTACGCCGTTCTGGCGAACGCTCCGAAGGTGGAGCAGTACAACTTGCGCTCGCTCAAGGCATGTATCTCAGGGGCGGCTCCTCTGCCCGTACCGGTGCAGGAGCAATTCGAGCGGCTCACCGGTGCAAGACTCGTGGAGGGATACGGGCTCTCCGAAGCACCGGTGACCCACTGCAACCCGATCCTGGGCGAGCGGCGGGCGGGCACGATCGGCCTGCCGATCCCGAGTACGGAGGCGATCGTCGTCGACTTGGAAACGGGGACCACCATGCTGCCGCCGGGTGAAGTGGGCGAGCTCGCGGTCCGCGGGCCGCAGGTGATGCAAGGGTACTGGAAGCGGGCGGACGAGACCGAGCGGGTCTTCCGCGGGAGCTGGTTTCTGACCGGTGACATCGCCCGGATGACGGAGGACGGCTACTTCCAGATCGTCGATCGCCGCAAGGACATGATCATCGTCGGTGGGCTCAAGGTGTTTCCGAGCGAGGTGGAGAAGGTGCTCCTCGAGCATCCGGCGGTGCAGGAGGCGGTCGTGGTGGGGATCCCCGATCCGTACCGTGGTGAGATGGTGAAAGCATACGTCGTGCTCCGCGAGGGAGCGAGCGTCGAGCCGCGCGAGCTGCTCGCGTTCTGTCGCGAACGACTGGCGCCTCACCGGGTGCCGCGCGAGATCGAGATCCGCACGGAATTGCCCAAGAATCTGATCGGCAAAGTGCTCCGGCGCAAGCTGATCGAGGAGGAGCTGGCCAAGCGGCAAGCGAGTGCGCCAGACACGGCGCCCGAGGTGTAA
- a CDS encoding aminomethyltransferase family protein: MTRGEPRSLQDLLDRIPNVVDHLYNQPLTLLGTFPDLPPEFTNWRDEQHAWRESVALFDQSYHMTNLYLSGPGALRVLERIGVNTFRNFRPGQAKQLVACSPEGFLIGDGILFFLPDGRFKLVSRPGITNWVHYHAETSGEDVVIEKDAWSVIDPDRPRTVYRFEVQGPQAMPLLEELNGGPLPAVKYFRLGEMTIAGRRVLFLRHGMAGTPGAELFGPWEDREIVRTAIIEAGQRYGLRRVGSKAYITSGIEGVGWIPSPVPAIYTSPTLRSYREWLPATSEEAIGSIGGSFYSPNIEDYYFTPWDLGYGHLIKFDHDFIGRQALESMADQPHRVKVTLVWDGDDVTQTIRTMFSAPPGRRAKFIDWPLPRYALWQYDAVMNERGERIGVSTTCGYSSNFSAFLSLAVLDPAYSQPGTRVTILWGERNGGSQKPLVERHLQTEIRATVAPVPFADHARQYLLAARGH; this comes from the coding sequence ATGACTCGGGGCGAACCGCGGAGTCTCCAAGACCTGCTCGACCGTATCCCGAATGTTGTCGATCACCTTTACAACCAGCCACTGACACTCTTGGGCACGTTCCCCGACTTGCCACCCGAGTTCACGAACTGGCGTGACGAGCAACACGCCTGGCGCGAATCGGTCGCGCTGTTCGATCAGTCGTATCACATGACCAATCTGTACTTGAGCGGCCCTGGGGCACTGCGCGTGCTCGAACGGATCGGAGTCAACACATTCCGCAACTTTCGGCCTGGCCAAGCGAAGCAGCTCGTCGCCTGCAGTCCCGAGGGATTCCTGATCGGCGACGGTATTCTCTTCTTCCTGCCTGATGGTCGCTTCAAGCTGGTCTCTCGCCCCGGCATCACCAATTGGGTTCACTATCATGCGGAGACGAGCGGCGAGGACGTGGTGATCGAAAAGGACGCTTGGTCGGTGATCGACCCCGATCGGCCCCGGACGGTCTACCGTTTCGAGGTCCAGGGACCACAGGCTATGCCACTCCTGGAGGAACTCAATGGTGGCCCCTTGCCCGCGGTGAAGTATTTCCGGCTCGGGGAGATGACGATCGCTGGTCGTCGCGTGCTCTTTCTCCGCCACGGTATGGCTGGCACACCCGGTGCTGAACTCTTCGGGCCCTGGGAAGATCGGGAAATCGTGCGCACGGCGATCATCGAGGCCGGGCAGAGGTACGGCTTGCGACGAGTCGGTTCCAAGGCGTACATCACCAGCGGAATTGAAGGTGTTGGCTGGATTCCCTCCCCGGTACCCGCGATCTATACCAGCCCCACTCTCCGTTCGTACCGTGAGTGGTTACCGGCGACCAGTGAAGAAGCGATCGGCTCGATCGGCGGGAGTTTCTACTCGCCGAACATCGAGGATTACTACTTCACACCCTGGGATCTGGGTTACGGTCACCTGATCAAGTTCGATCACGATTTCATCGGCCGCCAAGCGCTCGAAAGTATGGCCGATCAACCTCACCGCGTCAAAGTCACACTGGTCTGGGACGGTGACGACGTCACCCAGACGATCCGCACCATGTTCAGCGCACCGCCCGGCCGACGCGCCAAGTTCATCGACTGGCCGCTGCCCCGTTATGCTCTCTGGCAATACGATGCCGTCATGAACGAGCGCGGCGAGCGGATCGGTGTCTCGACTACCTGCGGGTACAGCTCCAACTTTTCGGCCTTTCTCTCGCTCGCGGTCCTCGACCCAGCCTATAGCCAGCCGGGTACCCGTGTCACGATTCTCTGGGGCGAGCGGAATGGTGGTTCGCAGAAGCCGCTCGTCGAGCGTCATCTCCAGACGGAGATCCGTGCGACCGTCGCACCGGTTCCGTTCGCTGACCACGCCCGTCAGTACCTGCTGGCTGCGCGTGGTCACTGA
- the panC gene encoding pantoate--beta-alanine ligase, which yields MHLFRTIAELRIWRSQQASRSVGFVPTMGYLHEGHLALVRRARAENETVVVSIFVNPLQFGPQEDYDRYPRDLDRDLYLLEREGVDAVFAPSVSEMYPSGFSTAVVVTGPIAERLEGEARPGHFRGVATVVTRLFGLVQPQRAYFGWKDAQQVLVVQRLVQDLALPVDIVPLPTVREADGLAMSSRNVYLSPEERVAASAIPRALFAALERFRSGERAAAAFRELVQRTLTTTPVRLEYVSVSDLETFQEVEYVERPALLLVAAWIGTTRLIDNVLLDPGAP from the coding sequence ATGCACCTCTTCCGGACGATCGCTGAACTCCGCATCTGGCGTTCCCAGCAGGCCAGCCGTTCGGTTGGCTTCGTCCCCACGATGGGCTACTTGCATGAGGGGCATCTCGCGCTGGTCCGTCGCGCCCGCGCCGAGAACGAGACCGTCGTCGTCAGCATCTTCGTCAATCCCTTGCAGTTCGGTCCTCAGGAAGACTACGACCGCTACCCGCGCGATCTCGACCGCGACCTGTACCTCCTCGAGCGCGAGGGTGTCGATGCCGTCTTCGCTCCCTCGGTGAGTGAGATGTATCCATCCGGCTTCTCCACCGCAGTCGTGGTGACCGGCCCGATCGCCGAGCGTCTCGAAGGGGAAGCCCGGCCTGGTCATTTCCGCGGTGTCGCCACCGTCGTGACGCGCCTCTTCGGGCTCGTTCAGCCTCAGCGCGCCTACTTCGGCTGGAAGGATGCCCAGCAAGTGCTGGTGGTTCAGCGGCTGGTCCAGGACCTCGCGCTCCCGGTCGACATCGTGCCGCTCCCCACTGTCCGCGAGGCAGACGGGTTGGCCATGAGCAGTCGCAACGTCTACCTTTCGCCCGAGGAGCGAGTCGCAGCCAGCGCCATCCCGCGAGCGTTGTTCGCTGCCCTGGAGCGTTTCCGCAGCGGCGAGCGCGCAGCCGCAGCGTTCCGCGAACTCGTCCAGCGCACGCTGACCACCACACCGGTACGCCTGGAATACGTCAGCGTGAGCGACTTGGAGACGTTCCAGGAAGTCGAGTACGTCGAACGCCCGGCGCTCCTGCTCGTGGCTGCCTGGATCGGGACGACCCGGCTCATCGACAACGTGCTGCTCGATCCGGGAGCACCCTGA
- a CDS encoding thiamine pyrophosphate-requiring protein encodes MRVADVVAEILKREGVDLIIGYPVNDVLEAAARADIRTVIVRQERVGIHMADAMSRVTSGQRIGVFAMQHGPGTENAFGAVAQAYADSVPVLILPEGYPRPIQNLPPNFSALLNYREIAKWVEQVVLPGEVPNALRRAWTQLKNGRPRPVVIELPRDLVQEEFAGPLDYRPAPRVRIAPDPVAVDEVAAVLLAARRPVIYAGQGVHYAQAWEELRALAELLEAPVCTSLQGKSAFPEDHPLALGAGGRAYPATVAHFLREADVIFGIGCSFTRTNYGVRIPYEGKTIIHATLDPADLNKDVPISHALLGDAKLTLAALYEAVSERLGGKPRGRLPEVVAEIRRVRDAWLAQWMPKLTSDEVPLTPYRVIWELMHTLDIDRTIITHDAGSPRDQLSPFWVSKRPLTYLGWGKSTQLGYGLGLAMGAKLARPDMLCINVWGDAAIGMTGMDFETAVRERIPILSILFNNFSMAIEIPVMPVATEKYRATDISGDYAAFARAMGGYGERVTEPGQIVPAIQRALRAVEDGTPALLEFITGKELAISTP; translated from the coding sequence GTGCGTGTCGCGGACGTAGTTGCTGAGATCCTGAAGCGCGAGGGAGTCGACCTCATCATCGGCTATCCGGTCAACGACGTGCTGGAGGCAGCTGCCCGCGCCGATATCCGCACCGTGATCGTCCGTCAAGAGCGCGTCGGTATTCACATGGCTGACGCCATGAGCCGCGTCACCTCCGGCCAACGCATCGGCGTCTTCGCGATGCAGCATGGCCCAGGCACCGAGAACGCCTTCGGTGCAGTGGCACAAGCCTATGCGGACAGCGTGCCCGTCCTCATCCTCCCCGAAGGCTACCCGCGCCCGATCCAGAACCTCCCACCCAACTTCAGCGCCCTCCTCAATTACCGCGAAATCGCCAAATGGGTCGAGCAAGTGGTGCTCCCCGGCGAGGTACCCAATGCACTGCGACGTGCGTGGACCCAACTCAAGAACGGTCGTCCCCGGCCAGTCGTGATCGAACTCCCCCGGGACCTCGTCCAGGAAGAGTTCGCCGGGCCGCTCGACTATCGCCCCGCTCCGCGTGTCCGCATCGCCCCCGACCCAGTCGCGGTCGATGAGGTTGCCGCCGTGCTCCTCGCTGCTCGGCGCCCCGTCATCTATGCCGGTCAGGGTGTGCACTATGCCCAGGCGTGGGAAGAACTCCGGGCATTGGCTGAGCTCTTGGAGGCGCCGGTCTGCACGAGCCTGCAGGGAAAGAGTGCCTTCCCGGAAGATCATCCGCTCGCGCTCGGTGCCGGCGGGCGCGCCTACCCCGCCACCGTTGCCCACTTCTTGCGCGAGGCCGACGTCATCTTCGGTATCGGGTGCAGCTTCACCAGGACCAACTACGGTGTGCGTATCCCCTACGAGGGCAAGACGATCATCCATGCCACGCTCGATCCAGCCGATCTCAACAAGGATGTGCCCATCTCCCATGCGCTCCTCGGCGATGCCAAGCTCACGCTCGCCGCGCTCTACGAGGCCGTCAGCGAACGCTTGGGCGGTAAGCCGCGTGGGCGCTTGCCAGAAGTCGTGGCCGAGATCCGGCGTGTCCGTGACGCGTGGCTCGCCCAGTGGATGCCGAAACTCACCTCTGACGAGGTGCCGCTCACCCCATATCGCGTCATCTGGGAACTGATGCACACGCTCGATATCGACCGGACCATCATCACCCACGATGCCGGGAGTCCACGTGACCAGCTTTCGCCGTTCTGGGTCAGCAAGCGACCGCTCACCTACCTGGGTTGGGGGAAGTCGACCCAGCTCGGGTATGGACTCGGCCTCGCCATGGGCGCCAAGCTGGCTCGCCCGGACATGCTCTGCATCAACGTCTGGGGCGATGCCGCCATTGGCATGACCGGAATGGATTTCGAAACGGCCGTGCGCGAGCGTATTCCCATTCTCTCGATCCTGTTCAACAACTTCTCGATGGCCATCGAGATCCCCGTCATGCCGGTCGCCACCGAGAAGTACCGCGCCACCGACATCAGCGGCGATTACGCTGCCTTCGCGCGGGCCATGGGTGGCTACGGCGAGCGGGTCACCGAACCGGGTCAGATCGTTCCGGCAATCCAGCGAGCCCTGCGGGCAGTCGAGGACGGCACGCCTGCGCTCCTGGAATTCATCACGGGGAAAGAGCTGGCCATCTCGACACCGTAG
- a CDS encoding serine/threonine-protein kinase codes for MLPTPPTILAGRYRIEAPLGQGGMAITYLARDLVLDRPVAVKVMQRGTPDPADLARFQREARVAAAVSHPNVVQVYDAGQDGDIRFLVLEWVEGGDLAQFMSQNAPVPLDEAVRLVLDVLHGLAAIHQAGIVHRDVKPGNVLIDRQGRAKLTDFGIARRHDEPTLTSPVELLGTAPYVAPERIRGEPATPASDLYAVGVLLYELLTGRLPFPGQTPEELLAQHVHAPPIPPRRWRHDIPPALERVVLRALAKDPVARYRSAEAMAAALRSASTAEPRNPLPAVQATPTPAQRSLSRRSLAWAGGATVLSFAVVALLALLAWAQLASETDRAEPLPNPASTPTAETAPTTNPRPSPIPLPSPTPTLSPTPTTAPTPEPLEMLVRSLTLVPTTPPELRRFADMPALEFGPGDLTGAYLPSRDGALPGFTRDLANAALIFPARTSRVSLVIPSGTERILIEVEGRQNRGTPRPLLQLALGGRTVWEKADPFPSASWSRQTIILQFDPLPADLPVTLELRNAHEPAAIGSEPWIAVRSLRVIIAGAP; via the coding sequence ATGCTGCCGACACCACCGACCATCCTGGCTGGACGGTACCGGATCGAGGCACCGCTCGGTCAAGGCGGCATGGCCATCACGTATCTCGCCCGCGACCTCGTCCTCGACCGTCCGGTCGCGGTCAAGGTCATGCAGCGAGGGACACCCGACCCGGCCGACCTCGCGCGCTTCCAACGCGAGGCACGCGTCGCCGCAGCCGTCTCGCACCCCAACGTTGTCCAGGTCTACGATGCCGGCCAGGACGGTGACATCCGGTTTCTCGTCCTGGAATGGGTGGAGGGTGGCGACCTCGCCCAGTTCATGAGTCAGAACGCGCCCGTTCCGCTCGACGAGGCAGTCCGTCTCGTGCTGGACGTCCTTCACGGCCTGGCCGCTATCCACCAGGCTGGTATCGTCCACCGCGACGTCAAACCGGGCAACGTGCTCATCGATCGTCAGGGCCGGGCCAAGCTGACCGACTTCGGGATCGCCCGCCGACACGATGAGCCGACGCTCACCAGTCCGGTCGAGTTGCTCGGCACTGCTCCGTACGTCGCCCCCGAGCGGATCCGTGGTGAACCAGCGACACCAGCCAGCGACCTCTATGCCGTGGGTGTCCTGCTCTATGAACTCCTGACTGGCCGCTTACCCTTCCCTGGCCAGACACCGGAAGAACTGCTGGCTCAGCACGTCCACGCTCCACCGATTCCACCCCGCCGGTGGCGACATGACATCCCGCCCGCCCTGGAGCGAGTCGTCCTCCGCGCGCTCGCCAAGGATCCAGTGGCACGCTACCGCTCCGCCGAGGCGATGGCAGCTGCACTCCGATCGGCGAGCACCGCCGAGCCGCGAAATCCTCTCCCGGCTGTCCAGGCGACGCCAACACCAGCCCAACGTAGCCTGTCTCGACGCTCTCTCGCCTGGGCAGGCGGCGCGACTGTCCTCTCCTTCGCCGTCGTCGCTCTCCTCGCCCTGCTTGCCTGGGCGCAACTGGCGAGCGAAACCGACCGCGCGGAGCCACTGCCGAACCCGGCCAGCACCCCGACCGCCGAGACTGCACCCACAACCAACCCGCGACCCAGCCCGATTCCGCTGCCGAGTCCGACACCCACGTTGTCTCCCACCCCGACCACTGCTCCCACACCGGAGCCACTCGAGATGCTCGTGCGGTCGCTCACGCTCGTGCCGACCACCCCGCCCGAGCTCCGCCGCTTCGCTGACATGCCTGCACTCGAGTTCGGACCCGGCGACCTCACGGGAGCCTACCTTCCCAGCCGCGATGGGGCCTTGCCCGGTTTCACCCGCGATCTGGCCAACGCCGCGCTCATCTTTCCCGCACGAACCAGCCGCGTCTCGCTGGTCATTCCATCCGGGACCGAGCGGATCCTCATCGAGGTGGAGGGGCGGCAAAATCGGGGAACCCCAAGGCCGCTCCTCCAACTCGCTCTGGGAGGCCGGACAGTCTGGGAGAAGGCCGACCCTTTTCCTTCCGCCAGTTGGTCGCGCCAGACCATCATCTTGCAGTTCGACCCATTGCCCGCTGACCTCCCCGTGACGCTCGAGCTGCGCAACGCCCATGAGCCAGCCGCGATCGGCAGCGAGCCCTGGATCGCCGTGCGCTCGCTCCGCGTGATCATCGCGGGCGCGCCCTGA
- the lgt gene encoding prolipoprotein diacylglyceryl transferase has protein sequence MGTITIGLDPNIVQVGPLLLTWHGLFTALAILSAIWLASRELARKGIVIPNFDLVAILTVLGGVVGARLFFVLDHLSEYLRQPWRILAITEGGLAVYGGIIGGTLTAAFLLWRQRVPIGPVADAVAPGLLLAQGIGRIGCLINGDAWGGPCTCLVCSGVAASVPAEGLGYCPFALRYTNPKALLPPELLGVPTHPYPIYDMAVNFLVLAVLWRLRRRGLPDGSLFALYWLLYGIGRFLVSFVRQEAIWFLGLQQAQVVALTTALMGLVALLWLLRRRTPATAPARS, from the coding sequence ATGGGCACGATCACGATCGGACTGGATCCGAACATCGTCCAGGTCGGTCCGCTCCTCCTGACCTGGCATGGTCTCTTTACCGCACTCGCCATCCTCTCGGCTATCTGGCTCGCGTCCCGCGAACTCGCCCGCAAAGGGATCGTCATCCCGAACTTCGACCTCGTGGCCATCTTGACTGTCCTCGGCGGCGTCGTCGGTGCCCGGCTCTTCTTCGTCCTCGACCATCTCAGCGAGTACCTACGCCAGCCGTGGCGTATCCTCGCCATCACCGAAGGTGGCCTCGCTGTGTATGGCGGCATCATCGGGGGAACGCTGACCGCTGCTTTCCTCCTCTGGCGCCAGCGGGTTCCCATCGGACCCGTCGCCGATGCGGTTGCCCCTGGCCTCTTGCTCGCCCAAGGGATTGGGCGCATCGGCTGCCTCATCAACGGCGATGCCTGGGGCGGCCCCTGCACCTGTCTGGTCTGCTCCGGTGTTGCCGCCAGCGTCCCAGCGGAAGGGCTCGGCTACTGCCCCTTCGCCCTTCGCTACACGAACCCGAAAGCCCTACTCCCTCCCGAACTCCTCGGCGTGCCAACTCACCCCTACCCGATCTACGACATGGCGGTCAATTTCCTCGTCCTCGCCGTGCTCTGGCGCTTGCGCCGCCGTGGCCTGCCGGATGGATCGCTGTTCGCTCTGTACTGGCTGCTCTACGGAATCGGGCGCTTCCTCGTCAGCTTCGTACGACAAGAAGCGATCTGGTTCTTGGGACTCCAGCAGGCGCAGGTCGTCGCGCTGACGACTGCTCTGATGGGTCTCGTGGCCTTGCTCTGGTTGCTCCGCCGTCGCACGCCGGCCACCGCGCCGGCTCGCTCGTGA